TATGGTCATGTCAGCTATTTTGGTACTTCCGTTAACCTTGGGCTTATTTCAGGCAGAACCCGACCGTGCATCAGCTACAACACCGGAATCGACACGCTTTCTACAATTGTATAAACAGCTGAAGGATCCGGCTAGCGGATACTTTTCAAAAGAAGGCATACCTTATCATTCCGTTGAAACGCTCATGAGCGAGGCTCCGGATTACGGACACTTAACGACTTCGGAAGCGTACAGCTACTGGATGTGGCTGGAAGTACTGTATGGTCATTATACCGGGGATTGGGGGCATTTGGAATCCGCGTGGGACAACATGGAGAAATATATCATTCCTGTTAATGAAGGCGACGGTAAGGAAGAGCAACCGACAATGAGTAACTATAACCCGAACAGCCCCGCCACTTATGCAGCAGAATATTCGCAGCCGGATCAGTACCCAAGCCGCCTAAGTGGTCAGTATGGTGCTGGCAAGGATCCACTGGACTCTGAGCTGAAGGCAACCTATGGCAACAACCAGACTTATCTGATGCACTGGTTGTTGGACGTGGATAATTGGTACGGTTTCGGAAATCTTCTGAATCCGTCGCATACAGCAGCCTATGTAAACACCTTCCAGCGCGGGGAACAGGAATCGGTCTGGGAGGTTGTACCACATCCATCGCAAGACAATCAAAAGTTTGGCAAGCCTAATGAAGGCTTTATGAGCTTGTTCACCAAGGAAAATAATGCCCCGGCTCAGCAATGGCGTTACACGAATGCCACCGATGCAGATGCACGGGCAGTTCAAGCGATGTACTGGGCTAAGGAATTGGGATATGACAACTCCGTATATTTGGATAAAGCCAAAAAGATGGGAGACTTTTTGCGTTACGGCATGTACGATAAATACTTCCAGAAAACCGGAAGCGCTTCCAATGGAAGTCCAATTGCTGGTACGGGCAAGGATGCCAGTCTTTATCTGATGGCATGGTATACATCCTGGGGCGGCGGACTTGGCCAAAGCGGCAACTGGGCTTGGCGTATTGGTGCCAGCCATGCACATCAGGGCTACCAAAATGTCGTCGCAGCATATGCGTTGTCCAACCAAGATGGTGGATTAATACCGAATTCACCAACGGCGGGACAGGATTGGGCGACCTCGCTGAAGCGCCAACTGGAGTTTTATACTTGGCTGCAATCCGATGAGGGGGCCATTGCAGGCGGAGCGACGAATAGCTGGGATGGTGCCTACAAGGCTTATCCATCTGGCACAAGCACCTTTTATGGCATGGCTTATACAGGGGCTCCTGTATATAACGATCCACCGTCGAACAACTGGTTCGGGATGCAGGCTTGGCCTGTCGAGCGAGTTGCCGAGCTGTACTACATTTTAGCCAAGAAAGGGGATACTTCGTCCGAGCAGTTTAAAATGGCTAAACAAGTGACGGAAAACTGGATCGCATGGTCCAAGAACTATGTATTTGCCAACGAACGGCCTGTGACTGACGTGCAGGGATATTATTTGGATGCACAAGGCAAGCGTATTCTGGGTGGCAAAAATCCGAAAGTGGCTACTACAGCAGCTAAAGGCGAATTCTGGCTGCCGAGCAATCTGGAGTGGAGTGGAAAGCCTGAAACCTGGAGCGGATTTGCCAATCATAAAGGGAATACCAATCTCCATGTGGTAACAAAGAATCCGGGGCAGGATGCCGGAGTACTGGGCAGCTATGTTAAAGCACTTACTTTCTTTGCTGCTGGAACGAAAGCTGAAAAAGGAGACTATTCCGAGTTAGGCAAGGAAGCTAAGGATCTGTCTAAAGCTTTGCTTGATGCTGCATGGGGTTATAACGATGGTATAGGTATTACAACGAAGGAAGCTCGCGAGGATTATTATCGTTATTTTACTAAAGAAGTGTATATCCCGAACGGCTGGAGTGGTAAGACTGGACAAGGCAACACGATCCCTGGCACAGACGCTACCGCTTCTGACCCGTCCAAGGGCGGCAATGGTACCTATTCCAGCTATAGCGATATCCGGCCTAATATCACTAAAGATCCGCAATGGTCCTATCTTAAAGATAAATACACGACTTCTTGGAACAATCAGACCAAAAAATGGGATAAAGGTGCTCCAGAATTTACGTATCACCGTTTCTGGTCCCAAGTCGATATGGCAACGGCTTATGCTGAGTATGACCGTCTCATTAACGGTAGTGGCCCAACCGAGCCGACAGCTCCCAAAGCTCCGGCAAATGTGAAGGCAAACGCAGGGGATGCTCAGGTTACACTCACTTGGAGCAAAGCGACGGGTGCCGATAGCTATACGGTCAAGCGCTCGACAACCAGTGGTGGTCCTTATACCACAGTAGCAACGGTAACAGACAGCACTTACAAGGATACAGGAGTGCTGAATGAAACCACTTATTATTATGTAGCAAATGCAACAAATTCTTTAGGAACCAGCCCGGATTCTGTCGAGGTCAGTGCTAAGCCTACGGCAGCTCCCATTCCAGCAACGGGAGACGTGATTGCCCAATACCGCGTGGGCGACACTAATCCGGGAGATAACCAGATTCGGCCACTGTTCCGTGTTGTAAACAAGGGTAAAGAGGCTGTCGAACTGAAAAATGTTAAGCTGAGATACTACTATACCGTAGATGGCGACAAGTCACAGGAATTCCATTGTGACTATGCACAGTTGGGTAGTAGTAACGTTCAGGGACGTTTTGTGAAACTGGATAAGGCCGTTACAGGTGCAGATTATTATCTGGAGATCTCCTTTGGAGCTGGTGCGGGAAGTCTGGCAGCAGGGGAAAATACAGGAGATATTCAAATTCGCATGAACAAGACGGACTGGAGCGACTATAACGAAAGTGATGATTTTTCCTATGATTCTACCAAGACCTCTTATACGGATTGGGACAAAGCACCTTTGTATATAAACGACAAACGTGTCTGGGGCCTGGAGCCTTGATTGCGAACTGATTGTGGAAATCGCGGGCGGAATGTGAGAGCACTGAACTGGATTCATTTCCGTCCGTTTTTTTGTGATCGGATTCGTGGTACACTATGATCGTTACATCATTACATACATGACCGAGGTGACCTGAGACATGAATGACAATTTGGCACAGGCTCTGAATGAGCAAATGAACTTTGAATTTTACTCCGCTCACGTATATCTGGCGATGGCTGCTTATTGCTCCAGTGAAAGTCTGGATGGGTTTGCAAACTTCTTCCTAGTACAAGCTGAGGAGGAACGGTTTCATGCCATGAAACTGTATAAATACATTAATGACCGTAGAGGACGTGCTACATTGGCTGCATTACCAGAGCCCAAGAACAGCTACGATTCCATGCTGGACGTATTTGAGCATGGCTACAAGCATGAGCAGCAAAACACGCAAAAATTTTATCATTTGGCTGACTTGGCCCTCGATGCACGTGAGCATGCAACGATCCATTTCTTGAAATGGTTTATTGATGAGCAAGTCGAGGAAGAAGCGCTGTTCGACAGTGTTATCCAGAAGCTTAAACGCATTGAAAGAGACAGCAACGCCTTTTATATGCTGGACAGCGAGTTTGCCAAACGCAGCTTTACTGCCCCTGTGGAGTAACACTGCAAACATGTTGTGTTTGAAAATGCCTGAGGCATGGACAGCATTTTATTCGTCAAGAAAGTAAAGGGGCCCGGCTTTCGGGCTTTTTTGCGTTGACTTTGATTTACCGAATGCCCCTCTTTCGAGGGGATATTGTTATTTTAAATGGAGTTATAGAAAAAATTAATTTGTCGCTGGATGGTGAGCATGCTACAGTTATGTTAACTTTTATATCTGATTAAATAGATAGGAATAATTATATAGTGGTTCACGCGTTTTATAAAAACACTATAAGGAGGCGGGTTAGTATGAGTGAAATCTATCGTCTGGCACTCCAAGAGGACGCAGAAAGATTGCAGTATGTGACGTATGAGGCGTATGAAACAATTCGGCAGTTGGGGCTTCGATGGCCTGCCGCTCAGGCAGACGTTGCTCTCATTCAAGAAAATATTAAAAATAATGATTGCTATGTGCTGGAAGTAGACGGTGTCATTCAGGCTACCGTTAGCCATCTCAAAAATAGAGCCCTTAATTTTATAACCGATCTACCGTTTGTGATGTGGTTTGCTGTAGACCCGGCTACCCAGGGCAAAGGATATGGGAAAAAATTGTTGAATTGGGTAGAGCAAACGATTATACGTGATCAGGTGGGAGCTCCTGCAGTAACACTGGCGACTGCAGAAAAGCATCCCTATTTGCTATCCATGTACGAGCGTTGGGGATATGAACGTATCCATGCTTTTGACCATGGAACAGGGGACGGGACGATGCATTTACTGCGTAAAGTGGTGAATCCTGAATTATTCTCCACTTACATTCGTGAAAAAAATGAAGCCGAGACAGCCAACCAAAATTAGACCCGATCAACCGGAACAGACGAAGCCGATTCGTTCGCTGAAAGGGGCTTGGAGCGAATGAATTTTCAGTTATGATTGATGAATAACGTTACCCTCTCTCATGAAATTAACCGAAATAACGGTGTTTTCTGGTCGATAGCGACTGAGAGAGGGGCTTTTTAATTTTGGACAAATTGACAGAAATAAATTAAAAGAGTAACGTAATTGTATAATTATTATAATCACATAAAATTAATCGGATTAATTAAAATTTGAAAATGTGGAATCTGATGATATAAGGAGGGATTTTTTTGGGCGACTCGCAATTTAGCACGACCAAGCGCTGTATAACAGCCGAGGATTTATATCGACTTCACTGGGTTAGCGATCCAGCTATTCATCCTATTAGTGGTGAAATCGCTTACGTAGAACATTATATTAATAAAGAACGGACAGATTATAACTCAGGAATTTGGCTATTATCGTCCGATGGCGCTAGCGCATTACCCTTTACATACGGACCGAAAGATGAAATGCCTGTCTGGTCACCCGACGGATCACAACTAGCTTTTCTCCGTACAACAGACGGCAAGCGCCAGGTATGGATTATTCCAGAACGCGGGGGAGAGGCACGACAGCTTACATACGTAGAGAACAACGTTCGTTCATTAGCCTGGTCTCCTAATGGGACCTGCATATCGTTTGTAGCTAAAACGGCCGAGAACCCGTCAAGCCCGATATCCGATGAAGGAACTCAGGAGACGCAACTTAAGGGACGAGTTGTTAATCGAACGAAAGCTAAATCCGACGGCTATGGACTGTTGGATGATACTCGTGATCACTTGTATGTAACGGATATGACTTCGGGGCACACAGTTCAACTGACTTCCGGCGCTTATGATGTGGCAGAGCCTGTGTGGTCACCGGATGCTCAACGTATTTTATTCGTCGCCAGAATCGCAGAACATTCGAAAGAGGATACGGATTTACGTGAACTAAATGATTTGTTTACGATAACTCCTGCGATTTCAAATGATGATGCCGCAGCACCGCTTAAGCTGACCCATTCTGAACTGCACATCGAGAGTGCTGCTTATTCTCCCGACGGTTCAACGATTGCCTTTTACGGCCATGATCGACATGCCAAAGGCGCTACTCAGACCCGACTGTACACGGTTCCTTCCAGTGGGGGGAAGGCAGTATGCGTTAGTGAGACGCTTGACGCTCACCTTGGTAATGCGGGTATGAGCGACATGCGTTCACATCTTCATATAGGACCGCCACGCTTCAGTGCGGACGGTCAATCCCTGTACACGCTGGTTACACGTGAAGGAAATGTGCACGTATATCAGTTTGCTCTTGATGGAACTTTTAAAATTTTAACGCAAGGAGAACGAGAAATTTACCAATTCGAGCTTACATCGGATGAGCAGCATATCATTGCCGCTTCCACCGATGTAACTTTACCAGGCGATTTGTTCCGGATTGCGATTCATTCAGGAACTGAGGAACGGCTGACACGAGTAAATGATTCTTTGCTTGATGAGATTGAGATTAGTGTGCCTGAGTGCTTTTGGACGGAGGTTGAGGATGGCCGACGGGTGCAGGGATGGGTAATGAAGCCTGCTGGGTTTAAGGAGGGAGTATCCTATCCTGCCATTTTGGAGATACACGGTGGCCCTCATGCCATGTATTCCAATTCTTTTTTTCATGAATTTCAGTTGCTGGCCGCTCAGGGATATACAGTCATCTACACGAATCCCGGAGGAAGTCGAGGGTACGGACAGTCTTTTACCAATGTCGTCCTTAGAGATTACGGCGGACGCGATTACACTGATCTACTGAGCGCAGTGGACGAGGCTATACGCCAGTTCCCATTCATTGATCCGGAAAGGCTGGGTGTAACAGGGGGCAGCTATGGTGGCTTTATGACAAACTGGATTGTTGGCCATACCGATCGTTTCCGCGCAGCTGTAACCCAGCGCTCCATATCTAATTGGCTGTCAATGTATGGAGTGAGCGACATAGGGTACTCGTTTACTGAAGATGAAGTCGGCGGGAATCCGTGGGAGGATTGCGAGCTCTTGTGGAGGCAATCTCCACTGGCTTATGTGCAGCAAATTAACACACCGCTGCTCATATTACATGGGGAGCAGGATCTGCGATGCCCTATAGAGCAGGGAGAACAGCTGTTTACAGCATTGCGTCGCTTGGGGAAACCTACGCAATTTGTCCGTTTTCCAGCTTCAAGTCACGAGCTTTCACGAAAAGGGCACCCGCAGCTTCGCGTGGAACGACTGCAACGCATTACCAATTGGTTTGCCCAACACGAATTATAAGTTAAATCGATTTCTTGTGTTGATGTAAAAATGTCAGGTCCTCATCATAGGACTTGGCATTTTTAGTATGCCTTGCTACAATTCTCTCAACCTCATTCAAAAGGAGATATATAATGGCCGAGCCCTTAAAAAATATGTATACGGAGAATTTTCTTCAACAATTCGGTGAAAAAGTACAGTCTGCATACAGGCCGTTCGATACCATCGGATTTATCCATCAAGTGATGGATGAAAAATGGGATGAGCTGGAGCTGAAAGAACGAATACGGCGTATTTCGTTAACATTAGGGGCATTTTTGCCCAGTAATTATGAAGAAGCTCTGGGTATTCTTTTTACTATAGATGAGCATTGCAGTGGTTTTCCGTACTTGTTTTTCCCCGATTTTGTGGAGGTGTATGGGCAGGGAGAAGGGGATTGGGACCTGTCCATGAAGGCGCTGGAGCGATTCACATCTAGGTCCTCTGCGGAGTTCGCCGTAAGACCCTTCCTCCTGCGTGAACCGGAACGGATGATGCAGCAAATGACGACCTGGGCGGGACATCAAAGTGAGCACGTTCGTCGTCTTGCCAGCGAAGGCTGCCGTCCACGGCTACCCTGGGGACAGGCGTTGCCTGTGTTTAAGCGCGATCCTGCTCCAGTATTGGCTGTATTGGAATTACTGAAAGCCGATCGATCACTATATGTACGTAAAAGTGTAGCCAACAACCTGAACGATATTGCCAAGGATCATCCTGATGTGGTCATTGCTACGGCTCAACGGTGGAAAGGGACACATCCTGACACAGACTGGATTGTGCGTCATGGCTGCCGGACCCTGATTCGCAAATCCATCCCCGAAGTGATGGCAATGTTCGGCTATGCGGATGAAACAGACGGGGCACCGTTGGTCACGGGTGCCTCTTTCACCACAGACCCTACCGTGCTAAAGCTTGGTGATAGCTGTGAGTTGAGCTACGCGCTTCAGCTTCGTGAAGGTGACCCGGTACGAGTCCGCATCGAGTACGGCATTGACTTTGTAAAGGCGAGAGGACAAGTCTCACGTAAACTGTTTTTGCTATCTGACAAAACGGTCTCCGGAGGAACCCATCTTACAGGTACACGGACACACCGTTTTGCAGACCTGACAACTCGTCGCCATTATGCGGGAACGCATCGGATTGCGTTGCTCGTAAATGGTCAGGAAGCGGCTTATACAGGGGTAGAACTCCAGTTGTAGATCAAGATTGCAGTGAAGAAAAAGAGCCTGAGATCAGGCTCTCAGATTGTCGAGAAACCCCGTCATTTTGAGACGTGGGTTTCTTTTTTACATCATAATGCTCTGGTCTCTGGAGAAGCAGGGGGGTTACCCCTGTTTCTCCAGGCGATCTAGGTGGATCGCCATCTTCTTCATGTTCTGCACGGCTGCCGTCATAAGGGCTTGTTCCCTGACGTTTGGAAGACCGCGCAAACGGCAATAGCGAAACCCATGGAGCTCTTTGGCATCCGCGAAGCTTCGCTCAATCGTCTCTTTTCGTTTGCGGTACAGCTTTTTACCAGATGGGCTCAGCCGGTTGCTCCGTACCCACTCTTTGCTGTCTTCCCAGACATGCCGAGTCACCACTTTGCGGTGGTTTCGAGACTGGGTACACTGACTTAGCAGTGGGCAATGCTGGCACTGAGCTGGGTCAGAGGCATACTGCCGGTATCCCTTACGGTCCGTCGTTCGGTAGGGCAGTTCCTGTTGGGCTGGGCATCTATACGCATTGCGTTTGGCATCGTATTCAAACTTCCATTTCGGAAACAGTCCTTGTCTGGGATGGAATCTTCGGTGAGCAATCACGGCAAAAATCTTTCGGTTCTGCAAACCTCGGCAAATCGGCGTTGTTAAATAACCTGAATCTAGTGCAACAGCTTCTACTTGAAAACCAAAACGTTCTCTTTGGCGATCCAAACGGGACAAATAGGGGACAGAATCATGTACATTCCCTGGTGTCACATGCACATCCGTAATCAGATTGTACTTCATATCCACCGTGCGGTGGTCCAGATAGAAGAAGCCTTCGGGCTTGCCATCACGGATCATATAGCCGCTGTCCGGGTCTGTTTTGCTCACTTTAATTTCTTTTTCTTCGTTCACTTCCTCTCGGGATTTTAAGGCTTTTTTCCGTGGTTTTTCCGGTCATCCTTCACCGCTTCGTTCAGCTCGCCCATATAGTCTTTGGTATTCTGCAACACTTGTTCTTTGGTGTACTGGTGCCTGTTAGCATTGGCTTTGACGTGTGTGGAATCGGTGACGAGAACACGCCCACCCACCATTCGGTGAGAGATCGCCTGCAACACAATTTCATCGAAGATATCTTGAAAGATCGTGGTGTTTTTAAAGCGAGTGCGACGATTCCAGCTAATCGTCGTATGGTCCGGAACTTTATCCGTTAAGCCCAACCCCAGAAACCAACGATAAGCTAGGTTCGTCTGAATTTCTCGCTCGAGTTGCCGTTCTGAGCGAATGCCATAGAAATAACCGAGAAAGATCATTTTAAACAATACGGTAGGATCAATGGCAGGACGCCCGTTGTCTGCACAATACAGTGGTTGAACTTTATCATCGATAAACGAAAAATCGATATACTTATCTACTTTGCGGAGCAAGTGATCTTGAGGAACCAGATCTTCGATGGAAACAAATTCGTAGGATTGTTGTTTTTCGCGGTTGGAGCGTAGCATATCAACACCATCCGTTCTACAATAGTTACCTATATTATACAACATTAACGCGGTGTCGTCTTAAACAAAATTAACATAAAATAGGCTGTCGAGACTTTCTCGACAGCCTGAGAGCCTGAGATCAGGCTCTTTCTTTTTGTTGTTGGTTTTACCCAATTTATTTTTTTCCAAAAAAATGATTAAAAAATGATTCTGGTATTAGAACCTGGTACTAAGACGTGTTATACTACAGTAAGAAAGTGGATCTCATCTTATGTATAAAGGGGAAGGTATAATTTGACAGATCAACAACAATGGCTTGCGCCTGAATCTTACAATATGACTTCGGAAATGGAACACCATGAGGCTGATAAAACAGCACTTAAGTGGCTGAGTGAGACAGGAGAATACGAAGAAATCACCTATGGAGAGCTGTTGAAAAAGGCTAACCGACTGGCTGGAGGACTCGCAAGTCTGGGATTTAACAAAGGTGACAGAGTTCTGGTCGTAGTACCACGGCGTATTATTGCGTATGTAATTTATATAGCCTGCTTGAAGCTGGGGCTTGCTGTCATTCCATCTTCAGAAATGCTGCGTGCCAAGGATATTGCATATCGTCTTCGCCATTCTGAAGCACGCGCAGTCATTGCCTGGAACGGAGTAACAGGTGAAGTGGACAAAATAAGCGATGATTTGCCTACTCTGGATTATCGTATCGTGGTCTCCGGGGACGACACGCCAGATGTATCTGGCTGGCTCGTGCTGAATGAGCTGATGGATGGACAGGAAGATACTTTTGAAGCTGTGAAGACGCACCGTGACGACATGGCCATTCTGGCCTATACTTCGGGCACCACGGGAAATCCTAAAGGTGTTGTACATAGCCATGGCTGGGGATATGCTCATCTGCGGATAACATCACCATGGTTGGATATTCGAGCTTCAGACGTAGTATGGGCTACAGCTGCACCAGGATGGCAAAAGTGGATTTGGAGTCCGTTTTTATCTGTACTGGGGAATGGAGCGACCGGATTCGTATATAATGGTCCGTTTCGTCCGGGTCGCTATTTGCAGTTCATGCAGCAGTACGGAATCCAAGTGTTGTGCTGTACGCCGACAGAATATCGGATTATGGCGAAAACGGATGGTTTGGATCAATATGATCTATCCCAATTGCGCAGCGCAGTTTCTGCGGGAGAGCCTCTCAATCAGGAGGTCATTAATAAGTTTCAGGAGCAGTTCAACATTACGATTCGTGACGGCTATGGTCAAACGGAGAGCACATTAATTATTGGTAATTTAAAGGATGCACCTCTGCGTACAGGCTCGATGGGCAAATCTATTGCACCGGGACTCGTTGAGGTCGTAGACGAGGATGGCATTCCGCTGGCTCCGGGGCAAGTGGGCGATATTGCGGTACGCGCTGATCTGCCGGCATTATTCCAAACGTATTACCATGATCCAGAACGCAAATTAACTAGTGTCCACGGAGATTATTTTGTTACGGGAGACCGGGCTCGCAAAGATGAGGATGGATATTTCTGGTTCGAAGGACGTGGGGATGATATCATTATCAGTTCTGGCTATACCATTGGTCCTTTTGAAGTAGAGGAAGCGCTTATGAAGCATGACTCCGTGCAGGAATGTGCTGCCGTAGCCAGCCCTGACGAGATCCGTGGACATGTTGTAAAGGCTTTTGTCGTACTCAAAGCTGGGGTAGAAGGATCACCGGCGTTAGTGAAGGAACTGCAACATCATGTGAAAACATGGACGGCGCCTTATAAATACCCACGAAAAATAGAGTTTATTAAAGAACTCCCTAAAACCAGCTCAGGCAAAATACGAAGAGTGGAGCTGCGTGAACTGGAGAAGCAATCCGTACTGTAATGATGAAATTATTCAATATAATCAAAACGGAACAGGAGCGTGGAAAAATGAGTACATTTGAATCATTGTTGGAGCAATACGCAGAACTGGTTGTAAGAGTAGGGGTTAACATTCAGCCTGGACAGGTGTTTTTGGTAACTGCACCACTGGAAACTGTTGAGTTTACACGCCTGATTGTCAGCAAAGCCTATGAAGCAGGCGCTAAATATGTACAGGTAGAGTTTGAGGATGATTCCATTACACGTAGTCGTTTTGAACATGGTGACGAAGCTAGCTTCGATTACTACCCTGCTTGGAAGGCAGAAATGATGGAGAAATTTGCCGAAGAGGGTGGAGCCACACTAACGATTAAAGTGCCGAACCCCGATTTATATCAAGGCATTGATCCACAAAAGGTATCTCGTGCGACTAAGGCGGCAGCTACGGCGAGAGAAAGTTTTTCCAAATATACCCGAAATCATAAAATTAGCTGGTGTTTAATTAAAGCGCCGACGAAGGCTTGGGCCGATAAAGTATTTGCAGATGTAGCAGAAGAGGATCGTATACGTGTCATGTGGGATACAATCTTCCAAATGAACCGTGTAGATGGCTCTGATCCTATTCAGAATTGGCAGAAACATTTGAAAAACCTTGAACAGGTACAAGACAAGCTGAACCATAAAAAGTATAAAAGTCTCCACTATCGTGCACCAGGAACAGATTTGCGAATTGAACTGGCTGACGGGCATATTTGGCGCAGCGGCGGTGGGGAGAACGAGCGCGGAGATTACTTTGTCGCGAATATGCCGACAGAAGAAGTGTTCACGATGCCTAAGCGTACAGGTGTGAATGGTCATGTCACAAGTACCATGCCACTCAATTTAAATGGACAACTGGTGGATCGCATAACGTTTACCTTTAAGGACGGTAAAGTCACTGAATATACAGCAGAATCCGGCGAGCAGCATCTGACTCATTTGCTCGCTACGGATGAAGGG
The Paenibacillus peoriae DNA segment above includes these coding regions:
- a CDS encoding aminopeptidase; this translates as MSTFESLLEQYAELVVRVGVNIQPGQVFLVTAPLETVEFTRLIVSKAYEAGAKYVQVEFEDDSITRSRFEHGDEASFDYYPAWKAEMMEKFAEEGGATLTIKVPNPDLYQGIDPQKVSRATKAAATARESFSKYTRNHKISWCLIKAPTKAWADKVFADVAEEDRIRVMWDTIFQMNRVDGSDPIQNWQKHLKNLEQVQDKLNHKKYKSLHYRAPGTDLRIELADGHIWRSGGGENERGDYFVANMPTEEVFTMPKRTGVNGHVTSTMPLNLNGQLVDRITFTFKDGKVTEYTAESGEQHLTHLLATDEGASYLGEVALVPHDSPISNLNRIFYNTGIDENASCHLALGSAYPFNMENGTQMNREELLQNGANVSLTHVDFMIGSAELDIDGELQDGSKEAVFRKGNWAI